The following DNA comes from Watersipora subatra chromosome 8, tzWatSuba1.1, whole genome shotgun sequence.
ATGAAAATGGCTGATACATATGTAATtggcaactacatgtataatttaaaaCTCCCTAATTACTCCTACACTACTTCTCAAGAATGTTAGAGTCATGCTCTTTTGTTAGCTTATGTTCCAGGTGTTCCGGAAGTTTCTAACCATGACATTATGGCCGTTCATTCATTTGTTTGTTGTAATAATTGTCATGCCATGCACTTGACATCTGCGGACAGCGTGTACTTTGTGATAATTGATGAACAAtgtttatttgtgaaatattgtaTTTGCAGGTTTCTGAACACTCTTGGAACACTCTTCACTTTTGCGACTAATGATGTCACAGAAAAGGTCGACATATTGGAAACGTATTTAAAATCAAACCCTGAGAACTACAAAACGGTCAACAGTATGCTCAAGTTTGAAGTGGACAATAAAATCACAAATACAGAGGTACTCTTTGTAATGTATTCTGCCACAGTTATGTTACAGAGCATTTACAGTAGCACTTTTAAACTTATGCTTGAGGTGCTAAAAAACTAGTTCATTGGATGGTGAGTTGGCATTCAGCCAAATTAAATGTTGCCATAAGACTCCCAAAGTTCCGTGACTTATTGGCTATTGGCGAATCAAATGCATTATCTAATTGCCCTTGAGTTGCTGATGAATATGTGCTACAAAAACTATTCCTTTCAGAATATATTCAGCCATACATTACATTGTATTGGTGATTATCATACGTGAAGTCACACACCCTCTCTGTTTGTTGGACTCGCTTCTCACCAATTAGCTTCATGAGTGATTTTATCATAACTTGTTGTCCGCTGCCATATTCTGAGAGATTTCTATTGATTCAAGTTTTTTCGCATTTTACCAATCATGCCAGTCAATTTTTTCAGCGTTATTTGAAATGAACTTTGTCTTCCAAAACTTTGCAAGTTAAATTTGCAACGAGCCATCACAGAGTAAATGTGTCTTGGTTTTATTCAGGcaccatatatatatctatatatataaatcttacaGTTTATCATTTTTCGttcggtctgtccagctatagctattagtatTTAGCAATGATATATCCGTATCGCAAAAGtcttgatctcggaacctcttGTTCACCAGGGGCTAACCTAACCCGttgagctacgcgagatgcaatggtttcattgggcgatatgagCCGCTATCTGGGTTCAAATACACATAGCGACTCTGCGTTACTgtgcaacatcactaaagcttgctctcacttctcttattagtaagtttagcaatatgaaTACTAgcgtactcaaattagccattagcAATGTGCTAGCAGCTACATTAcatgtcactgtttataagctggttttaatATTTGCAATCGCTGGCTTGTGTATTATAAGTCGACAAGAATAAAATGCAACCAAAATGGCTCTTCTTCAGGGTGATCGTTACTTATCCatgaataaacaataatatctAGCTCTTTACCAGTAAACTTTATTTTCTGAATTTTTCTTGTGACATTTGTTAGCCAGATAACTACTAGAAACTTTAGCCAGATATCTACCAACAACCATAACCGGATATCTACTTGTAACCATAGCCAGATATCCTCTAGTAGCCATAATCAGATATTTACTTGGAACCATAGCCAGGCATCTCCTAGTAACATAGCCAGACATCCATTAGTAGCCATAGCCAAATATCTACTAGTGGCCATAACCAGATGTTTGCTAGTAAAATTAGCCCGATATCTTCTTGTAACATAATCAGATACCTGCTAGTATCCATAACCAGACTGCTTGTTTATGATTACTAGTGTTGATTTCTACCTGCACCTTGAAGCTTTCTATTTCAGAAACCATCAGCGAGTAGAACATTACTACGGCTGCACAGAGCCCTTCTCTACATAATAACAATCTTTGAGAAGTTGTCTTCTGCTGGAGCTGATGCCAAGTGAGTTCCCTTACACATTTTCCATCCATCATGTCATTTTAATCTCATCCAGTCTGGTTTAGACAATTCCTATGTAAAACATTAACATGTGTTTGGATTCCTCCTGCCTGTCTGTAGGTGGCGCTATTTTATTGTATTGGTACATTTATTTATCTGCATTACCTTTATCTATTGTTCATTGCGTACTCCCAGTCAACAAGACGTATTTAAAACTCAGATGTCTATGCGAATGATATCCACAACATCCTAACACTTACGTTGACTTTTAACAACAGCCAGTTATCTCTAGAACGCAACAATATCTATAGAGGTTTTATGTTCTCTCTATGTTAAGGTAATACTTTCATGGCTgccattattttaattatttgcaaATATCTTTTCATTTTACTTGGCATGTGCTCCTGCATATTATCTTATACTGCTGAGGAATTTATATTGTTACAAAAACTACcatatatttagttgttttggGGGAAGACTTGTTCTTGTagtcattaatgtttttgtatcaagggtttttagctttttcacACTCTCAGGTAAGTTTATCGTTTACACGCTTATGGAGATGGTGTGTCAGTTTCATTTGGTTATACTCTActctaaaattatttgctacAACTCAATAGCTCATTGAGTGTTTCCATCTTAGCCCATGTGTGTAACTGATCAGCGACTATGGCTAAGTGCGTGTTTACGCGAGTGTGTTGGGGAACATTTTTACTTATTACAGGTTTGTGATTCTGAATATTCCGTTAATAGAAGCATATTGTATTTTTCAGGGTATCAAGCATTTCAAAAGATGCTTATCGTCTCACCCTTGGTAAGCATCATCCAGGGCTTGTGCGCGAAGCTTGTAATTTAGCCATGAACCCACTGCCTTCGCGTAGTGTCCTCCTGCACAGAATTGACTCTGAAGAAGGCGCTGAGGTTAGAGTAGTAACTCATCTCATTAACATTGCATCTTCTGCCAGACGGGTCTATGATATCACTGAAGCACTTTACACTCAATTCAAACTGCATGACTTGCCCTAGATGACAGTTATATCAGCTCCTAGCATCTGCTGTGGTTCTATAACATTGTCATGTTTTCTGCAGTCTGTGCTGGGTTCAGATGACAGATctgattattatatatttactcaAGAGTTTTTTAATATCATTTTGCAATATCTATGCATTGCTACGCAGGTTGCGCTCATACACAGCTTGATGTTATACATATGTGGCAGTTCATGCTGATGCACACAAATATATCATTCAATCATTTTCAGTAGTTATAGTTATCTCCACTACTCATGGCATGATACATGGAGCGGCTCAGCAAAGTTTGAACAAGATTGGGTTTTCACATGTGATATTTATTGATGGCAGAACTGTATCTTGTTTGATGGTATTGCTGTGATACCTTCATGAGAACCTTGCTCAGTTATTCAGTATTTTTTGTGATGTAGGTTTCCCATGCTGACTACCTATTTCACGTGCTATAAAACAGGTACATTTTTTTCACTCCTTATGAGATGATCGTGAAGAGAAATAAGTTTCAAAATATAGAGCAGTAAGTTGAGAACAAAGTGGGGAAAGATTTGTTGCAATTGCAAGTATACTGGTCATGTTATAATGAGTTGTCTCGCCATTGAGTGTTTTTCCTGAGCTAAAGTCATTTATCCTGAGACTGTAGGGTTGGACATAAAGATGGGAGTTATGACAGAAATAGACAAGGAGGGAGCTGTAGCAGCAACTACAGGAGGTATGGCAGTGGCATGCTGACAAAATTGGTTACAAATCACCAATAGAATGAATACATTACAAATACTCTCTGTAGTGTATTCTGCCACAATTATGTTACAGAGCATTAACAAGAAAACTTACATTGATGCTCAAGATGCTAAAAACTAGGTCCTTGGCTGGTGAGTTGGCATTCAGCCAAATTAAATGTTGCAGTAAGACTCCCAAATTCTGTGACCTGTTGGTGAATCAAATGCATTATCTAATTGCCCTTGAGTTGCTGATGAATATGTGTTACACAAACTATTTCTTTTAGAATATATTCAGCCATACATTACACTGTATTGGTGatcccacaaccaaacgagcggagcgaagtttgagagtttttatgataaatgaatgtgcacacaacttacgaaaattattcatcaacaacgtcgcaaacccttgtttcgaaatctcatcaacaaatttaaccatcgttttgtagagtcgttaaagtataataacgatacgaAACACAAATAagcttatttaaatatattactaagtctttgtaaattgtcgacagtaaCTCAAAACTtatccatctgatcggattatacacaaatagacagattaatttaccCGATAaacgccacaaaacacttgagaagcttggtttaataaaagttaagaccggcctacgatacaccaataaagccgtgcgacagatagtagaactatttagcagtgcgaaTTTCACGAGAAacccgtgctcatttcaccagtctatggcattgtttacttgtaatcgaatttatccgaaggtttctgtaataaacgtagaccgtttgaggtgtagaccgatttacaggcaCGAatatgtggtacacagtttatcagcctatgtttttttgtccaatcaccgaaggtttcattaaattatttaaaacgttagccgaaattctttacaacttatgtacaagctagggccgaactacaatgcccctttatggcGAGAACAATTTTTGATTAtttgaactacatgtacaatgccctttatgacgagaacattttttgattatttgattgatgatatttttctaacgattcttataagactattacaatatttaattgtaagaataattatttggttttataatattattatgagatttagttataagaataatcattcgaatttacaagatcgaagtatatagtggccgatggtgtgcaatatgtcactgttatttttctaaagattctgttgatgatactgcggcagTGCCCAATATCGCAGTACTGCCAAGcggtttttaatatttgcaaaattaagtaataggcctacattttcttatagatatacatctatttctatgataaccacctaaaatctgtttaaataaatatcacaacttcttgatatattggttgctatatgaccaatgatatacagccccccagcatgtgtatattacacagcagcttgccattttaattctaatattgcatttctcctattgcaagggagagatataaacacataatcttttcctttcattattgctgtttgttgtacataataacacccagtacattgcagctgCCATTACAGCTACctttgcagttatcctattgcactgcagtgccatttgactgctaatattgcatttctcaaccgtcagtaccctttcttttttccaatatcactttggtcatgggctgtatgacaggggaacttCTAGTTATTATATGTGAGGTCACACACCCTCTTTGTTTTTTGGACTCACTGCACACCAATTAGCTTCATGAGTGATTTTATCATAACTTGTTGTCCGCTGCCATATTCTGAGAGATTTCTAGTGATTCAAGTTTTCTCGCACTTTAGCAATCATACCAGTCAATCTCTTCAGCGTCATGTAAAATGATCTTTTTCTGCAAAAACTTTGCGCATTCAATTTGCAAAGAGCCATCACAGAGTAAATGTGTCTTGATTTTGTTCAGGCACCATATTCACATAGCGCTGACATTTGCTTGTCATCAAATATATTATAAGTCGACAAGAATAAAATGCAACCAAAATGGCTCTTCTTCAGGGTGATCGTTACTTATCCatgaataaacaataatatctAGCTCTTTTCCAGTAAACTTTACTTTCTGGATTTTTCTTGTGACATTTGTTAGCCAgatatctactagtaacagtAGCCAGATATCTACTGGTAACTATAACCGGATATTTACTGGTAACCATAACCAGATATCTACTGGTAACCATAATCAGTTATCTACTAGGAACCATAGCCAGGTATCTCTTAGTAACATAGCCAGATATCTACTAGTAACCATACCCAGATATCTATTAGTAACATAGCCAgatatctactagtaacagtAGCCAGATGTTTACTAGTAGCATAGCCAGATATCCATTAGTAGTCATAACCAGATATCTACTAGTAACCTTAGCCAGATAACTATTAGTAATCACATGCTTGTTTAAGATTACTAGTGTTGATTTCTACCAGCacattaaagttttttatttcagaaACCATCAGCGAGTAGAACATTATTACGGCTACACAGAGCCCTTCTCTACATAATAAAACTCTTTGAGAAGTTGTCTACTGCCGGAGCTGATGCCAAGTGAGTTCTCTTACACATCCTCCATCCATCATGTCTTTTAATCTCTACGTCGTAgagaatttatgttatataaaacataaaatacatttaaattgccTAATTCATTCCAAGAGAGTCCAAAACTTGTTTATTGTGTCTGTCGGTTCGTTCGAGTCTGCCTacatgtttgtctgtctgtcctaTCACAGGGTTAGcggttaaaattaaaaatttctttCAATGAGACTTCTACTCGTGACATAAGTACACTGTTTTGCAACAATGTGAGAGCCATGCTCTTTTCTTAGTTCACGTTCCAGATGTTCCAGAAGTTTTTAATCACGGCATTATGAGAGCTCATTCTTTTCTTAGTTGTTATAATTCCATGCCACACACTATGACATCTTCAGCTGCATGTATTTTATAACTATTGATGAGCAAtgcatatttgtgaaatattgtaTTTGCAGTTTTATAAACACTCTCGGAACACTCTTTACCTTTGCAACTAATGATGTCACAAAAAAGGCTGAATTATTGGAAAAGTATTGAAATCTGACCCTGAGAATTACATAACGAGCGACAGAATGCTCAAGTTTGAACTAGACAATAAAATCACAATAGTTCCTG
Coding sequences within:
- the LOC137402829 gene encoding ceramide-1-phosphate transfer protein-like, with the protein product MARQVQRRSAEPMGYAQKVFDLGNVQCCFEKAFLVTDEVHLANYCNAWRELNKFLNTLGTLFTFATNDVTEKVDILETYLKSNPENYKTVNSMLKFEVDNKITNTEKPSASRTLLRLHRALLYIITIFEKLSSAGADAKVSSISKDAYRLTLGKHHPGLVREACNLAMNPLPSRSVLLHRIDSEEGAEVRVVTHLINIASSARRVYDITEALYTQFKLHDLP